Proteins co-encoded in one Planctomycetota bacterium genomic window:
- a CDS encoding ATP-binding cassette domain-containing protein: MISLQGVSKHYGRKVAVDNLSLEIAPGEFFAVLGPNGAGKTSTIKM; this comes from the coding sequence ATGATTTCCCTCCAGGGCGTCTCCAAGCATTACGGCCGCAAGGTGGCCGTGGACAACCTGTCGCTCGAGATCGCCCCGGGGGAATTTTTCGCGGTGCTCGGCCCCAACGGCGCCGGCAAGACGAGCACGATCAAAATGAT